One genomic segment of Bacteroidota bacterium includes these proteins:
- a CDS encoding META domain-containing protein: MNLRSYLDKSLRPLLYACCVVFLLPACIIVVEEDDDDDDYYRRRWELELIVYSSNTYAPRDGDVYTITFENTDVFSGRADCVQFDGDYAVGRTSTLTIKSLNADSPTCGVDSIADMYLDELASARSFSGNADELVIHLDGENNLMRFRPQ, encoded by the coding sequence ATGAACCTACGATCCTATCTGGATAAGTCTCTAAGGCCTTTACTCTACGCATGTTGTGTTGTGTTTCTGTTGCCGGCGTGCATCATTGTTGTCGAAGAAGACGATGATGATGACGACTACTATCGCCGGCGCTGGGAGCTTGAACTTATTGTGTATAGCAGCAACACGTATGCGCCGCGCGATGGTGATGTTTATACCATCACGTTCGAAAACACAGACGTTTTCTCTGGCCGTGCAGATTGTGTGCAGTTTGACGGAGACTATGCCGTGGGCCGCACCAGCACGCTCACAATCAAATCCCTCAATGCAGACAGCCCAACGTGTGGTGTAGATTCCATCGCAGACATGTATCTGGATGAACTGGCAAGCGCCAGATCTTTCTCGGGTAATGCTGATGAACTGGTGATCCATCTGGACGGCGAAAACAACCTGATGCGTTTCCGACCACAGTAA